The Henckelia pumila isolate YLH828 chromosome 2, ASM3356847v2, whole genome shotgun sequence genome includes a window with the following:
- the LOC140878963 gene encoding phosphoribosylaminoimidazole carboxylase, chloroplastic-like → MGRNLAGKELSVIVARGRDNTMVCYPVVETIHRENICHIVKSPANVSWKILRLATDVAYKAVSSLDGAGIFAVELFLTADGQVLLNEVAPRPHNSGHHTIESCFASQYENHLRAVVGLTLGNPSMKTPAAIMYNILGEEEGELGFLLVNQLIGSALRIPGASVHWYDKPGDKDGC, encoded by the exons ATGGGTAGAAATTTAGCAGGGAAG GAGCTTTCTGTCATAGTGGCTAGAGGAAGAGATAATACTATGGTGTGCTATCCTGTTGTAGAAACTATCCACAG GGAGAACATTTGTCACATTGTCAAGTCCCCTGCCAATGTGTCGTGGAAGATTCTAAGGCTTGCAACTGATGTTGCATACAAGGCCGTGAGTTCTTTAGACGGTGCTGGTATATTTGCGGTTGAGTTGTTTTTGACAGCTGATGGCCAG GTCTTACTCAATGAAGTGGCACCCAGACCTCATAATAGTGGGCATCACACAATTGAGTCGTGTTTTGCTTCACAATATGAGAACCATCTGAGGGCCGTTGTTGGTCTTACACTAGGCAATCCATCGATGAAGACTCCAGCAGCTATCATGTACAATATACTGGGAGAAGAGGAG GGAGAACTAGGTTTCCTACTTGTCAATCAATTAATTGGAAGTGCATTGAGAATCCCTGGAGCATCAGTTCATTGGTATGACAAACCAG GGGATAAAGATGGATGTTAA